The Coccidioides posadasii str. Silveira chromosome 3, complete sequence genome contains a region encoding:
- a CDS encoding uncharacterized protein (BUSCO:416914at4751~EggNog:ENOG410PIGA~COG:L~BUSCO:13065at33183) translates to MKLTFRDLKQQKFTIEAEPSETIGQLKEKISQEKGWDAAQQKLIYSGKILQDVNTIESYNIEEKGFIVCMVSKPKAQPAPSTPAGPSQTPATPAAPSSTPAAPSAPAPATNAPSAPPATPSPATAGATFNDPSALLMGPQSETAVQQMEAMGFARDDIQRAMRAAFFNPDRAIEYLLSGIPDHAEQEAARQQARATAPSNAAAPASTQPAANTESEEPVNLFEAAAQAAQGGGGARGTRGGATTGEGLNNLEFLRNNPHFQQLRQLVQQQPQMLEPILQQVGAGNPQLAQLIGQNQEQFLQLLSEDIDDDAQLPPGAHAISVTEEERDAIERLCRLGFSRDAVIQAYFACDKNEELAANFLFEQPEDEGDN, encoded by the exons ATGAAGCTCACATTCAGG GATTTAAAGCAGCAGAAGTTTACTATAGAAGCTGAGCCATCAGAAACG ATCGGCCAGctgaaagagaagatttccCAGGAAAAGGGCTGGGATGCTGCGCAACAGAAGCTTATCTACTCTG GCAAGATCCTTCAAGATGTGAACACCATTGAATCATATAATATCGAAGAGAAAGGCTTTATAGTCTGCATGGTTTCCAAG CCCAAAGCGCAGCCTGCCCCGTCCACTCCCGCCGGCCCTTCTCAGACACCAGCCACACCCGCCGCCCCATCGTCTACGCCAGCTGCGCCTTctgcccccgcccccgctACAAATGCTCCTTCAGCTCCCCCAGCGACGCCATCACCAGCAACTGCTGGAGCCACTTTCAATGACCCATCGGCCCTCTTGATGGGTCCTCAGAGCGAAACAGCTGTTCAGCAAATGGAAGCCATGGGATTCGCTAGGGATGACATCCAAAGAGCCATGAGAGCTGCATTTTTTAACCCCGACCGTGCTATTGAGTATCTATTGAGT GGCATCCCGGATCATGCTGAACAAGAGGCTGCCCGCCAGCAAGCGCGCGCGACTGCCCCGTCCAATGCCGCAGCGCCCGCGTCTACCCAACCTGCTGCGAATACTGAATCCGAGGAACCGGTTAATCTTTTTGAGGCTGCGGCTCAGGCTGCCCAAGGAGGTGGTGGCGCACGTGGAACCCGTGGCGGAGCAACAACAGGAGAAGGCTTGAACAATCTCGAATTCTTGCGAAACAACCCCCACTTCCAACAACTGAGACAGTTGGTACAGCAGCAACCTCAAATGCTTGAACCGATTCTCCAACAAGTCGGTGCAGGCAATCCACAGCTTGCTCAACTTATCGGTCAAAACCAGGAACAATTTTTGCAGTTACTGAGCGAAGATATTGATGACGATGCACAGCTTCCACCAGGTGCTCATGCAATTAGTGTTACCGAGGAGGAGAGAGACGCTATTGAACGG CTTTGCCGGTTGGGATTTTCTCGGGATGCTGTTATCCAGGCCTACTTTGCATGCGATAAAAACGAAGAACTTGCGGCTAATTTCCTCTTCGAGCAACCGGAAGACGAAGGCGATAACTAA
- the SMP3 gene encoding alpha 1,2 mannosyltransferase (CAZy:GT22~EggNog:ENOG410PG7I~COG:G~TransMembrane:9 (o6-23i59-77o89-110i144-161o167-188i209-228o276-295i307-324o350-369i)~BUSCO:4640at33183), which translates to MWRRTYLILLVIRIYFALSPSYLHPDENFQGPEIFAEQVYSYPAHLTWEFTSSKPIRSIFPLWLSYGLPMTVLKWFWTETGSGSTPPYLIYYVLRGTMFGLSFVLEDWAIHELITSPRHRREAVVLVASSYVTWTYQTHTFSNSLETLLVAWSLVVIQRILENRQHSSVLACSILAFTVVAGVFNRITFPAFIAIPAVQLIPHFFKKPFAFVSLALSGIIFSLVAIYADTSFYSSSPVSISDIFRKPIITPLNNLLYNSDKTNLASHGLHPHYQHFLINAPQLLGPVYVLLIASIFSRSSRSNFSLLNMRALSALTGTLILSVFPHQESRFLIPCVPLLLTCFRLPNPRVFLVTWIAFNSIMGLLLGVYHQGGIIPAQLQIPTIISNLNPGLEKGPASQETANVFWWKTYSPPLWLLGDAANITIKTHDLMGIPGRDMLEKLRKTIPRCSDGSILRYPRFSGSKSNNDRRVVNPTLLVAPNSATFLDQYVRSENKDESQDDRLSLQLDPLWRYDCHLHLDDMDFGDDGILPTLKRVVGRRGLNVWLVTRACG; encoded by the exons ATGTGGAGACGAACCTATCTTATCTTGCTGGTTATTCGCATTTATTTTGCATTGTCGCCGAGCTACCTTCATCCTGATGAGAACTTCCAAGGTCCCGAGATTTTTGCTG AGCAAGTCTATTCGTACCCTGCGCACCTCACTTGGGAATTTACGTCGTCCAAGCCCATCCGAAGCATCTTCCCGCTATGGCTCAGTTACGGCTTGCCTATGACCGTCTTGAAGTGGTTCTGGACCGAAACCGGCTCCGGAAGTACGCCGCCATACCTGATATACTACGTGCTTCGCGGGACGATGTTCGGACTTAGCTTTGTGCTGGAAGATTGGGCTATACATGAATTGATTACTTCCCCGCGCCATCGTCGTGAGGCAGTGGTTCTGGTGGCTTCTTCTTATGTTACGTGGACATATCAGACGCATACCTTCTCGAATTCGCTGGAGACCTTGCTTGTAGCTTGGAGCTTAGTGGTTATTCAAAGGATCCTGGAGAATAGA CAGCATTCCTCCGTACTGGCTTGTTCAATTCTTGCTTTTACAGTTGTTGCCGGCGTGTTTAATCGAATTACATTTCCCGCATTCATTGCGATACCCGCGGTTCAGCTGATTCCCCATTTCTTTAAAAA GCCTTTTGCATTCGtttctctcgctctctctgGAATCATCTTTTCACTGGTCGCGATATACGCTGATACGAGCTTTTACAGCTCTTCCCCAGTCTCAATTTCTGACATTTTCCGGAAACCGATTATCACCCCGCTCAACAATCTCCTTTACAACTCGGACAAAACCAACCTTGCATCCCATGGTCTCCATCCTCATTATCAACATTTCCTTATCAACGCACCGCAATTGCTTGGCCCCGTGTATGTCCTTCTAATTGCCTCTATTTTCTCCCGTTCGAGCCGGTCGAATTTTTCGCTTCTGAATATGAGAGCTCTCTCTGCCCTGACAGGCACCCTAATCCTGTCAGTATTCCCACACCAGGAATCCCGCTTTTTGATCCCTTGCGTTCCACTCTTACTCACCTGCTTCCGATTACCGAATCCTCGCGTATTTCTTGTTACATGGATAGCGTTCAATAGCATCATGGGCCTCCTTCTCGGCGTTTATCACCAGGGTGGGATCATTCCCGCACAGCTTCAGATACCAACCATCATATCAAATTTGAATCCCGGCCTGGAGAAAGGGCCGGCTTCTCAAGAGACTGCGAATGTGTTTTGGTGGAAGACGTATTCCCCGCCGTTGTGGCTTCTAGGGGATGCCGCAAATATTACCATTAAGACTCACGATCTCATGGGAATACCAGGTCGTGATATGCTTGAGAAACTTAGGAAAACTATACCGCGGTGCAGCGACGGCTCCATTCTTCGATACCCTAGATTCTCGGGGTCTAAATCCAATAATGATCGGCGTGTGGTCAATCCGACTCTGCTCGTTGCTCCGAACTCTGCTACTTTCCTTGATCAGTACGTGCGATCTGAGAATAAAGACGAGAGCCAGGACGATCGGTTGTCTTTGCAATTAGACCCTCTTTGGAGGTATGACTGCCATCTACATCTTGATGATATGGACTTTGGCGATGATGGGATTTTACCCACATTGAAACGGGTGGTGGGCCGACGTGGGTTGAATGTTTGGCTTGTTACCAGGGCATGTGGGTAA
- a CDS encoding uncharacterized protein (EggNog:ENOG410PN0Q~COG:O~BUSCO:14108at33183) → MSSTATSKITLTSSDGVEMSMERQVAERSVLIKNMLEDLGDSGEPIPIPNVNESVLRKVVEWCEHHKNDPPSTGDDDNDSRRKTTDIDEWDQKFMQVDQEMLFEIILAANYLDIKALLDVGCKTVANMIKGKSPEEIRKTFNIQNDFTPEEEDQIRRENEWAEDR, encoded by the exons ATGTCTTCCACAGCGACGAGCAAGATTACTCTTACCAGCTCCGATGGAGTCGAGATGTCCATGG AGCGTCAGGTTGCTGAGCGATCCGTCCTTATCAAGAACATGCTTGAAGACCTCGGTGACTCTGGAGAACCTATTCCAATTCCAAAT GTCAATGAATCCGTCTTGAGAAAAGTTGTTGAATGGTGCGAACACCACAAAAACGATCCTCCTAGCACTGGCGATGATGACAACGACTCGCGCCGCAAGACTACCGATATCGACGAATGGGACCAGAAGTTTATGCAAGTTGACCAGGAGATGCTTTTCGAGATCATCTTG GCGGCAAACTACCTTGATATCAAGGCTTTGCTTGATGTCGGCTGCAAGACTGTCGCCAACATGATTAAAGGAAAGTCCCCCGAGGAGATTAGAAAGACCTTCAACATCCAGAACGACTTCACTCCCGAGGAAGAAGATCAGATCCGCCGCGAGAACGAGTGGGCTGAGGA CCGTTAA